The Microbulbifer hydrolyticus genome has a segment encoding these proteins:
- a CDS encoding dienelactone hydrolase family protein produces the protein MMKRKLIKTLLPTLGMILGGFFTSAAVQAQSCPSDAICRYEDTPGNYSGNGPYGYDSYTMPYFSTPGGATVYYPRNAQPPYSLLVFTPPYTGTQIWYRDWGPFFASHGIVMVTMDSRTIYDTVDSRARQQQDVLDAMKGENTRWGSPLRGKLDTSRFGATGWSMGGGATWISSAEYSGLKTAMSFAGHNLTAVDFDSSGRNTRIPTILFNGALDNTTLGGLGQSDGVYRNIPYGVPKLFYEASNAGHFVWGGPEDANRFVGELALAFQKTYLDGDTRWAQFLDRPPYYVAKFEKAFIP, from the coding sequence ATGATGAAGAGAAAACTCATAAAAACCCTACTGCCCACCCTGGGCATGATTCTGGGTGGCTTTTTTACCAGCGCAGCAGTACAGGCACAGAGCTGCCCGTCCGACGCCATTTGTCGCTACGAAGACACACCGGGAAACTATAGTGGTAATGGTCCCTACGGTTATGACAGCTACACCATGCCGTACTTCTCAACCCCCGGTGGCGCCACCGTGTATTATCCGCGCAACGCACAACCACCCTATTCCCTGTTGGTATTCACTCCCCCATATACCGGCACCCAAATCTGGTACCGGGACTGGGGTCCCTTCTTCGCCTCCCACGGTATCGTAATGGTGACCATGGATAGCCGGACCATCTATGACACGGTGGATTCACGCGCGCGTCAGCAGCAGGATGTGCTGGATGCGATGAAAGGTGAGAATACTCGTTGGGGTAGCCCTCTGCGGGGCAAGCTGGATACCAGCCGTTTTGGTGCCACCGGCTGGTCCATGGGCGGCGGTGCGACCTGGATCAGCTCCGCGGAATACAGCGGCCTGAAAACCGCCATGTCGTTCGCGGGCCACAACCTGACCGCCGTCGATTTCGACTCCAGCGGCCGCAACACCCGCATTCCGACCATCCTGTTCAACGGTGCACTGGACAACACTACCCTCGGCGGTCTTGGGCAGAGTGACGGTGTATACCGCAATATCCCCTACGGTGTACCCAAGCTGTTCTATGAGGCGTCCAATGCCGGACATTTTGTTTGGGGCGGGCCGGAAGATGCCAACCGCTTTGTGGGCGAGCTGGCACTGGCTTTCCAGAAAACCTACCTCGATGGCGACACCCGCTGGGCGCAGTTCCTCGACCGCCCACCCTATTATGTAGCCAAGTTCGAGAAAGCGTTCATTCCCTGA
- a CDS encoding glycosyl hydrolase — MNTSKKSKLKNRLLLTAACLLAQPAIFSSVNAQTAPIWADEFDSERLNRETWTFTTGGDGNGNGELQYYTASHKNTYLEDGNLVIEARRESYEGKEFTSARLHTNGRVGFKYGTLEARIKLPKLDNGLWPAFWMLGNNFGVDGWPQSGEIDIMEAGYKSAIDDGTVNNAVSSALHWWHESGDWSDWLQADHAEDVLLESTVYEQYHTYRLDWTPEEIAISVDDIPVLTMDITDPNLSEFRDNANHILLNLAVGGWNFVEIEDPALITADFPAKMYVDYVRLYANEYTELEVASDSYYSGDFGIMTDTHPVLDAFDWGDKANLYIWNNMTSVATNPAEGSTVLSYSVAAGDWWGMGLLHKDYNMRNYAHGYLHFDAKVNSNVDIEVNMASTSGGDASVLLAEGGEQYGLERDGEWHKVSIPLSQFGGLDMETIKTFFSVSGPAPSEDFEIAFDNIYLTESVALEAPEYGNFGIFTETSANMTAGNFGFGVNGDLYVWDETLTLNTGDVREGNSALNLSSTGKGWFGLGLTAREGFNLTAFDNENAALHFSMRTSDQTEFRIGLKGGNVNDIGQAWVSFKPGADPYGFVRDGQWHDIVIPMSDIAPDLDLFDMRQVFQLLGFGEVMDLSIDNIYLSGGEQAQDPGTDGEVVNRAPVAAVKPSVMGGPAGTTVTFDGTASTDVNGDILTYSWDFGDGITAEGATVSHTYADNGSYRAVLTVNDGQATDAAATNIFIADNYGAAKSSKRGLGYGHHSVEDFEVMSQGISWWYNWSHTPDVQIADIYQNYGVEFVPMAWNGAFDDQAMRDYIAAHPEVKYILAFNEPNFIDQANMTPSQTAAEWPRLEAIADEFDLDIVSVAMNFCGNCVTENGTTYYDPIDYFDDFFAACPDCRVDAMSIHAYMPDVGAIEWYVDLFKKYNRPIWLTEFSAWEDTTTEADQQKLLIQTVDYLENDPDVARYAWFTGRRNGHPYNGLFDYRQSGVLTELGNIYVNMPVHGAASVHNLPNKIQAEAYGSMSGVRVDKTSDTSGFLDITETAADSWVEYNLVGKAGNAELQLRVATEASTSIEVVIDGVSQGSVAVPATGGVWDTLSTSLNLKDGAQKLRLVFAGTVQLNWLDIGGVSVDPEPVTNLALGKNTAVSSMENGDLSGAAAVDGELGTRWSSAWSDPQWISVDLGSVSSIDSVVLKWEAAYGRAYDVQVSDDGQSWNTVASVTDSDGGEDVLADLNASGQFVRIYINERATGWGASLWELEVYGSDGGTTEPPCCEPQPGGDLALNKPASASSVEGNYWFAEYAVDGDTSTRWASDFSDSQWFQVDLGAVYSLSQAVLNWEAAYGKAYEIQVSDDGSNWTTAASVSDGGGGVDQLNLNPGSSGRYVRMLGIERGTPYGYSLWSFEVY, encoded by the coding sequence ATGAATACCTCAAAAAAATCGAAGTTAAAAAATCGGTTGCTACTGACGGCTGCGTGCCTGTTGGCACAACCGGCGATTTTCTCTTCTGTTAACGCGCAAACAGCGCCAATCTGGGCAGATGAGTTCGACAGCGAGCGGCTAAACCGCGAAACCTGGACCTTCACGACCGGTGGCGATGGTAACGGCAATGGTGAACTCCAGTACTACACCGCGTCTCACAAAAATACCTACCTGGAAGACGGCAATCTGGTAATCGAGGCGCGCCGGGAATCCTACGAAGGAAAGGAATTCACCTCTGCAAGGTTGCACACAAACGGTCGAGTGGGCTTTAAGTACGGCACACTGGAAGCCCGTATCAAACTGCCCAAACTGGACAACGGCCTTTGGCCGGCGTTCTGGATGCTCGGCAATAATTTCGGTGTCGATGGCTGGCCCCAGTCTGGCGAAATCGACATCATGGAAGCGGGTTATAAATCCGCTATCGATGATGGCACGGTAAACAATGCAGTATCCAGTGCATTGCACTGGTGGCACGAATCCGGTGACTGGAGCGACTGGCTGCAGGCCGACCATGCAGAAGATGTCCTGCTGGAAAGCACCGTCTACGAGCAATACCACACCTACCGGCTGGACTGGACACCGGAAGAGATCGCCATTTCCGTGGACGATATTCCGGTGTTGACCATGGATATTACCGATCCCAACCTGTCGGAGTTCCGCGACAACGCCAATCACATTCTGCTCAACCTGGCAGTAGGTGGCTGGAATTTTGTCGAGATTGAAGACCCGGCACTGATCACCGCCGACTTCCCCGCGAAGATGTATGTCGACTACGTGCGTTTGTATGCGAATGAGTACACCGAGCTTGAAGTGGCGAGTGACAGTTACTACAGCGGTGACTTCGGCATCATGACCGACACTCACCCGGTGCTGGATGCATTCGACTGGGGCGACAAAGCCAACCTCTACATCTGGAACAACATGACCAGCGTGGCTACCAACCCCGCGGAGGGCAGCACGGTATTGTCCTATTCCGTAGCGGCGGGTGATTGGTGGGGCATGGGCCTGTTACACAAAGACTACAACATGCGCAACTACGCGCATGGATACCTGCACTTTGATGCCAAGGTAAATTCCAATGTGGATATCGAGGTGAATATGGCCAGCACCTCGGGCGGCGATGCCAGTGTGCTGCTCGCCGAGGGTGGTGAGCAGTACGGTCTGGAGCGCGATGGCGAGTGGCACAAGGTGTCGATTCCGCTATCCCAGTTTGGTGGCCTGGATATGGAGACGATCAAAACCTTCTTCAGTGTTTCTGGTCCTGCACCGTCGGAAGATTTTGAAATCGCCTTTGACAATATCTACCTCACCGAAAGCGTTGCCCTGGAAGCGCCGGAGTATGGAAATTTTGGTATTTTTACCGAAACCAGCGCGAACATGACCGCGGGTAATTTCGGCTTCGGCGTCAACGGTGATCTGTATGTGTGGGATGAAACCCTGACGCTGAATACCGGTGATGTACGGGAAGGTAACTCTGCGCTGAATCTCAGCTCTACCGGCAAAGGCTGGTTTGGGCTGGGTCTGACCGCGCGCGAGGGGTTCAACCTTACCGCATTTGACAACGAAAACGCCGCGCTGCATTTCTCGATGAGAACCAGCGATCAGACCGAGTTCCGTATCGGCCTGAAGGGAGGCAATGTCAACGATATCGGCCAGGCCTGGGTCAGCTTCAAACCCGGCGCGGATCCCTACGGTTTTGTCCGTGACGGCCAGTGGCACGATATCGTAATTCCCATGAGCGACATTGCACCGGATCTGGACCTGTTCGATATGCGGCAGGTTTTCCAGTTGCTTGGTTTTGGTGAGGTGATGGACCTTTCCATCGATAATATCTATCTGTCCGGTGGCGAGCAGGCACAAGATCCCGGCACCGATGGTGAAGTGGTCAACCGTGCGCCGGTGGCTGCAGTAAAGCCGTCGGTGATGGGCGGCCCTGCCGGTACTACTGTGACCTTTGATGGCACAGCGTCAACCGATGTGAACGGCGATATCCTCACCTACAGCTGGGATTTCGGTGACGGGATCACTGCCGAGGGCGCAACCGTTTCCCACACCTATGCAGACAACGGCAGTTACCGCGCGGTATTGACCGTTAACGATGGGCAGGCCACGGATGCCGCCGCGACAAATATTTTTATCGCGGACAATTACGGCGCAGCGAAAAGCAGTAAGCGTGGGCTGGGTTACGGGCATCATTCGGTAGAAGACTTTGAGGTAATGTCCCAGGGAATTTCCTGGTGGTACAACTGGAGTCACACGCCGGACGTGCAGATTGCCGATATCTACCAGAACTATGGTGTCGAATTTGTACCCATGGCCTGGAACGGCGCCTTCGACGATCAGGCAATGCGCGATTACATCGCCGCGCACCCGGAAGTGAAATATATTCTCGCCTTCAATGAGCCGAACTTCATCGACCAGGCCAACATGACACCGTCCCAGACCGCTGCCGAGTGGCCCCGTCTTGAGGCGATAGCCGACGAGTTTGACCTGGATATTGTCAGCGTAGCGATGAATTTCTGTGGCAATTGTGTCACCGAGAACGGTACCACCTACTACGATCCGATCGATTACTTCGACGATTTCTTTGCCGCGTGTCCTGACTGCCGTGTGGATGCCATGTCCATTCACGCCTATATGCCGGATGTGGGCGCCATCGAGTGGTACGTGGATCTGTTCAAGAAGTACAACCGGCCCATCTGGCTCACGGAGTTTTCTGCCTGGGAAGACACTACCACCGAAGCGGACCAGCAGAAGTTGCTGATACAGACCGTCGATTACCTGGAAAATGATCCCGACGTAGCTCGCTATGCCTGGTTCACAGGTCGCCGCAATGGCCACCCGTACAACGGTCTGTTTGACTACCGGCAGTCCGGAGTATTGACCGAACTCGGTAACATCTACGTGAACATGCCGGTACACGGTGCCGCCAGTGTGCACAATCTGCCGAACAAAATTCAGGCGGAAGCCTATGGCAGCATGAGCGGTGTACGTGTGGATAAAACCAGTGATACCAGCGGTTTCCTCGATATTACTGAAACGGCCGCCGACAGCTGGGTGGAGTACAACCTGGTGGGCAAGGCTGGCAATGCAGAGCTGCAATTGCGCGTGGCTACGGAAGCGTCAACCAGCATCGAGGTAGTGATCGACGGTGTCAGCCAGGGATCTGTAGCCGTGCCGGCTACCGGCGGTGTCTGGGATACGCTTTCTACTAGCCTTAATCTGAAAGACGGTGCACAAAAACTGCGCCTGGTATTCGCCGGTACGGTGCAGCTCAACTGGCTGGATATCGGTGGCGTCAGTGTTGATCCAGAGCCTGTCACCAATCTGGCATTGGGCAAAAATACCGCGGTATCCTCCATGGAAAACGGTGACCTGAGCGGTGCCGCCGCAGTGGATGGGGAGTTGGGAACACGCTGGTCCAGCGCCTGGAGCGATCCGCAATGGATCTCCGTGGATCTCGGCAGCGTGTCTTCCATCGACAGTGTGGTACTGAAGTGGGAAGCGGCATACGGCCGCGCCTATGACGTGCAGGTGTCTGACGACGGTCAAAGCTGGAATACCGTTGCCAGTGTCACCGACAGCGATGGCGGTGAAGACGTACTTGCGGACCTCAATGCCAGTGGCCAGTTTGTGCGTATCTATATCAACGAACGCGCTACCGGCTGGGGGGCCTCGCTGTGGGAACTGGAAGTCTATGGCAGCGACGGTGGTACCACTGAACCCCCTTGCTGCGAACCGCAACCCGGCGGTGATCTGGCACTGAACAAGCCTGCCAGCGCCTCGTCTGTAGAGGGCAATTACTGGTTTGCAGAATACGCCGTCGATGGTGACACCTCGACCCGCTGGGCGTCTGACTTCAGCGACAGCCAGTGGTTCCAGGTGGATCTCGGTGCGGTGTACAGCCTGAGTCAGGCGGTACTGAACTGGGAAGCTGCTTACGGCAAAGCCTATGAAATCCAGGTGTCCGATGATGGTAGCAACTGGACGACGGCGGCGAGCGTCAGTGATGGTGGAGGCGGTGTGGATCAGCTGAACCTCAACCCTGGTTCCAGCGGCCGTTATGTCCGCATGCTGGGAATCGAGCGCGGCACCCCCTACGGTTATTCCCTGTGGAGCTTTGAAGTTTACTGA
- a CDS encoding glycoside hydrolase family 16 protein, translating to MEKSTKTTSLSCCKRGWLGALCLALQPMISATAFAQTEPVWSDEFDGEQIDRSVWTYNTGGSGFGNGEMQFYTASQNNAYIEDGNLVIEARRENYEGKPFTSARLHTNGRFGFKFGTLEARIKLPKLDNGLWPAFWMLGDNYGVDGWPKSGEIDILEAGFKSAMEDGSVNNAVSGAVHWWHETGTWSDWLQASHSQHVVLADPLYTDYHTYRLDWTPEEIIISVDDTRVLTMDTSDPALSEFRDNPMHILLNLAVGGWNFVEITDPAQITADFPAKMYVDYVRLYANEHTELEVAAEDYISGDFGVLTETHPVENTLNWEDNTNLYVWSNMQDSSPVPFEGSEALGFTVQPGNWWGMGLLHPDYNLHNYKHGTLQFDMRVDSDVNIEVHMMSTAGGQGTVVLANGGDQYGLVRDGGWHHVTIPLSKFGGVDMETVQTLFAISGPAPASAFEIAVDNIYLTESTPLPAPQNGNFGIYTETAANTTAGALLEGQDSDLFIWEGTLNLAPATAATSAPEGEAALNFSSTGKGWFGMGFAAREGFDLSAFDNHEAALHFSMRTTDQTEFRVGLKSGNVQNIGQTWVTFAPGNDPYGFVRDGQWQDVVIPMSDLSGDLEMTDMRQLFQLLGFGEISDLSIDNIYLSGGASSEPDGDVCKPVRWKKGARKCLPIRGKKRGWDKGKPPFIAVP from the coding sequence ATGGAAAAGAGCACGAAAACTACCAGTTTATCCTGCTGTAAACGCGGGTGGCTGGGTGCACTCTGCCTGGCGCTGCAGCCGATGATTTCCGCCACGGCGTTCGCACAGACAGAACCGGTCTGGTCGGATGAATTTGATGGCGAGCAGATAGACCGCAGCGTATGGACCTACAACACCGGTGGCAGTGGTTTCGGCAACGGTGAAATGCAGTTCTATACCGCATCCCAGAACAACGCCTATATCGAAGACGGTAACCTGGTAATCGAGGCGCGCCGGGAAAATTATGAAGGCAAGCCGTTCACCTCGGCGCGCCTGCACACCAATGGCCGTTTTGGTTTCAAATTCGGCACGCTGGAAGCCCGTATCAAGCTGCCAAAACTGGACAATGGCCTGTGGCCGGCGTTCTGGATGCTGGGTGACAACTATGGCGTAGATGGTTGGCCGAAGTCCGGTGAGATCGACATCCTAGAGGCGGGCTTCAAATCAGCCATGGAAGACGGCAGCGTGAACAACGCGGTTTCCGGCGCGGTGCACTGGTGGCATGAAACCGGCACCTGGAGCGATTGGCTGCAGGCGTCCCATTCCCAGCATGTGGTACTCGCCGACCCTCTCTACACGGACTACCACACCTACCGACTCGATTGGACCCCGGAGGAAATTATCATCTCCGTGGACGACACCAGGGTTCTCACCATGGACACTAGCGACCCGGCACTGTCGGAGTTCCGCGACAACCCCATGCATATTCTGCTTAACCTCGCAGTGGGCGGCTGGAATTTTGTAGAGATTACCGACCCCGCACAGATCACTGCGGACTTCCCGGCAAAAATGTATGTGGACTACGTGCGCCTGTATGCCAATGAGCATACCGAGCTCGAGGTTGCCGCTGAAGACTATATCAGTGGTGATTTCGGAGTTCTTACCGAAACCCACCCGGTCGAAAATACCCTGAACTGGGAAGACAACACCAATCTCTATGTATGGAGCAATATGCAGGACAGTTCTCCGGTGCCGTTTGAGGGCAGCGAAGCACTGGGCTTCACCGTACAACCGGGTAACTGGTGGGGCATGGGCCTGCTGCATCCGGATTACAACCTGCACAATTACAAGCACGGTACCTTGCAGTTTGATATGCGTGTCGACAGTGACGTAAATATCGAGGTCCACATGATGAGCACCGCTGGTGGTCAGGGCACCGTAGTGCTTGCCAACGGCGGCGACCAGTACGGTCTGGTGCGCGATGGCGGCTGGCATCATGTGACGATTCCGCTGTCGAAATTCGGCGGTGTGGATATGGAAACCGTACAGACCCTGTTTGCGATTTCTGGCCCGGCCCCAGCATCGGCGTTTGAAATTGCCGTGGACAATATTTATCTCACGGAAAGTACGCCGCTACCGGCGCCGCAAAATGGCAATTTTGGAATCTATACCGAAACTGCGGCCAACACCACAGCTGGAGCGCTTCTCGAAGGGCAGGATAGCGACCTGTTTATCTGGGAGGGTACTCTGAATCTTGCTCCGGCCACGGCTGCTACCAGCGCCCCGGAAGGGGAAGCAGCACTCAATTTTTCGTCGACCGGCAAGGGCTGGTTCGGAATGGGCTTTGCCGCACGCGAAGGATTTGATCTCAGTGCCTTCGATAACCATGAGGCAGCCTTGCATTTTTCGATGCGTACCACTGATCAGACCGAGTTTCGTGTCGGCCTGAAGAGCGGCAACGTACAGAATATCGGCCAGACCTGGGTAACCTTTGCCCCGGGCAATGACCCCTATGGTTTTGTGCGCGACGGGCAATGGCAGGATGTGGTTATCCCGATGTCTGATCTGTCCGGAGATCTGGAAATGACGGATATGCGCCAACTGTTCCAGCTGCTTGGCTTCGGCGAAATCAGCGACCTCTCGATTGACAATATTTATCTTTCCGGAGGAGCCAGTAGCGAGCCGGACGGAGATGTCTGTAAGCCGGTACGTTGGAAAAAGGGGGCGCGTAAATGTTTGCCAATCCGTGGCAAAAAACGCGGCTGGGATAAAGGCAAGCCGCCATTTATAGCCGTTCCTTAA